ATGGATGCAATAGAAGCATCTTCCACCCATACATCAGACTTTGCCGCATCCGCGCACACCACAATTCCTAAAGTCGCATGTCTTAAAAAGGAAGATCCATGTTCCTTGGTTAATGAAAGCGTTTTCAGCAAATCTCTTTGGGTAACAAAGATAAATTCCCAGGGATTAAACCCCCTTGAGGAAGGAGCTCGTAGAGCGGCTTCAATCAAAACAGCAATTTTCTCTTTTTCAACGGAATATGGCAAATATCGTCTAATACTTCTTCTTTTTTCAATGAGGGGCAAAAACATTAAAATACTCCTTTAACAAGTTTTAGTTAACCACCACAAATATTTTTATTTTTACTTTAATATCACTTTTTTCTTTATAATCAGAAATGCGCATATCAGAGAGAAAAATTTTTCCGGTCATTTTTTCTTTGTTTCTGTGTTTATTTAGAGCCGTCCGCATGACTGCATTTCGGTATTCACTGATTAGAGCTTTTTTAAGATTGCCTGTACGAAATGAAGTTTCATAAAATACAGCATGATCTGATCGGGAAATAATGATCTTGGTCAGACATGTTTGCTTGGCAAGAATTCTGTGATTGCCCAGGTCATAGAATTCGGTTGTTGTATTTTTTAACACCCCTTGAGAAGAGGTTTTCAGTGTGTTAAAATCAACAAATGTGCCTTTTACCTTTTTAAGCACAAATTCAACCCCGGATATTTGATCAACCAAACTGTTTGCGGCCAATCCGGCTGCCCTGCGTCGTGCAAGAATTTTTGAGTTGGGGCTGGCGTTTTCGGGAATCTTGGCGTAACCGTATCCAACCACCTGAATCTCTTTGGAAATTTTCTTTTCAACAACTGCTTCCTCAAATTTATCCCTGGGGCAGCTAGCGGTGATCAATAAAATGAAAATGATTGCACAAACAAATGCGGTATTGATTTTACCAAGCATGTGATATAATTACCGTAGTGAGTCGTTTTACATTAATAATGTCCTACAACTATCAAACCAAACCCCTTTTCGCAATAAAAAGATGACTGACTTAAAACCGATTGATAGCAAACAGAATGTCCATATTACTGAATGTATTCGCTGCGGAACCTGCTGCAAAAAAGGGGGCCCTTCTTTTCATTTGGAAGACAAAACCTTAATCGACAAAGGCATCATTTTATCCAAATACCTTTTTACCATCAGAAAAGGCGAACCGGCATATGACAATGTCAGACAAGAGCTGTTACCGCTATCTTCAGAACTGATAAAAATAAAAGGGAAAAATGACTCCAGCACCTGTATATTTTATAATGAAAGCGAAAACAAGTGCAACATTTACCAAAACCGACCGGTTGAATGCAAAGCCATGAAATGCTGGGATACAAGGGAAATTGAAGCCATCTATGCAAAAGACCGGCTGACTCGAAAAGATTTGCTTTCTGACATTGAAGGACTATGGGAGCTTGTCAAAGATCACCAGTCCCGCTGTTCATATGAAAAAATTAAAAGGATGCTGCAAAAACAGGGCAATAACAAAGATGCGATGCAAAAAGAGATTCTTGAAATGATTCGGTATGATACTCAAATCCGCCATCTGGTGGTAAAAAAAGGGGGCATGGATTGCGAAATTCTTGATTTCCTGTTTGGACGGCCCCTTACAGTAACCATAAAATCCTTCGGTCTTAGCTAATCTTCGGGAAATTCGTCTTCAACAAAATCATCGATATTATCTATGGGCTCATCTATTTCCTCTAAAGCTTCCGATATCGATTCCTCCACTGATTCATCTATCGTGTCTTCCAGCGGGTCTTCCACCAGGTCTTCCGCCAGTTCTACTTCCTGAGGGGGTTGAGGCTGTGGTGGTTCCTGGACCGATTCTCCCCATATATATTTGCCGTATTTAAGATATCCCTGGACATTGTTCAAACGGGCATCCACGTTGATGTCGGTGGGCAGGACATTCCCTGCAATCAGCGGCTGGAGGTACTTCGCCAGTTCCATACAACCGCCTCCGGTTAAGATAATCGTATCAATGTCCCAATCACCTGCCCATACCCGATCGATGTCATTGGCTATGGTCCCGGCCAGTTGAGCGTAAACCTGATCCCTTATTTTGGAGAAATCGAGTCCATGCCCCTTCATTTTAATGGCTCCCTGTTCTGCCGCCCGGTATAAGCGGTACAGTTCAACGCTGACTCCGCATTTTTCCCGTAGTTTATTGGAGATTACGCCAAACGCTTTTGAAATTCCGGTATCCATGGTTCTGCTGCTACGATCAATATACCTCAGACGGTCCATTATGGTAAAATCGGTGGTTCTGAACCCGATATCGATCACACCCACTTTCTGTTTGGCCAGATCCTTATTGACGATTTTACCCCGGTCATCCATCAGGTGGTTTATAATTGTTCCCAGGGGCTGCGGAAGCATTCGAACTTTATTGATGTAGATTTCTTTGACAATCTTGCTGCCATCGGGCTGGAGGTATGATATCTTGTGATGCCCCGTAAGGATTTCATTGAACCGTTTGTGGTTGTGCTTAAAATATCCTATGGGAAGCCCTGACACCACGTTGATGGGGACATTAATAGAAGAAGAACTGTCTTTTAAAAAAACGCCGGCAACCGTCAGCGAAAGAACTTTAACAAATTCAGATATCAGCTTTTCCTGGTCCAGAGTAAAGCTGATCACGTTGGACTGCTGTTCAGCAAGATCCCCAATAAAATATGACCTGCCATCTATGGTCACGTTGAAATAGTTGGAAAAAGAAGTCTCACCGAAATCAACCCAGAATTGCAAATCCGTGGCATCCCCAAAAAGGGATTTAAAAATCAGGGTCTCGTTGCCGTCGGTCGCTTTGGTAAAACCGAATCCAATATCAATACCCAGGACCTCCATATTCATCCTCCATGATTACCACTCAAATATTTTACCTGCTACCATAGCCTATCACAAACAAAAAGTCAAAAGAATCAAGCCTATAAAATTATCCACTTAATGCAGGGAGCTGTTTGTATCACTGAGGCCATATGTCCGCTGAAAAAGAATTGTTCGACAAACCATTTTTTACTTTTGTATTTTATGGCCAGGTGATGGTCGTCTATGATCTGGACAATGCGACAGTGTGAAAGATCCGTGAGGCCTTTTCCCCCTGCCTTCAACACCGCCTCCTTTGCCGTCCAGTATCTGAAAAAAAGCGGTAGCGGATCGGCGTGGGAAAGTGCCCATTCCCGGTCATCAGCAATTTTTTTAAAAAGCGCTGGAGAACATGGCCTGATTTTTTCAATATCGATTCCAATTCGTTGTGAATCAATCACTCCCCCCACATAGTCCGGCTTATGTGTTACCGACCAGTAATTTCCCTCAGATGGCATAGGAGAGCCGTTATTTTCCTTGAGGAGTTCGCCAAGTTGAATACCGCTTTTTTCGGCAGAGATTTTAAGCGCCCGCCTGGCATGCCGGCTCAGATATTTCACCCTTTCCCTGCGCGTGAGCTCCTTATAGCTAGCCGGGACGGAGAGGATGACCGGGTAAATCACCCGATGTTCTGTTTTAGACTTTTTGTCTTCCATTATGCATAAATCAGCTCGACCATATTTTTTTAAGGTTTACCCAACAACATGAAAAAGCAATAAAAATGCTATTAAACAGGGAATGCATATAACACTTTCATCCGATCTTGCAACTTGTAAATTTATAGTAGCAGAAAGAAAATAGCTTCATCCGCGCTTTAGCCATCAATTATCCGCTTTACAAATTTGCTTTTATAGCGCTCAATATTGACTTTTTATACTCATTTGGATATGTTTAACATAATTGAGTGAAAGAGAAAGGAGCTAAATCATGCC
The Thermodesulfobacteriota bacterium DNA segment above includes these coding regions:
- a CDS encoding nitroreductase family protein, with product MFLPLIEKRRSIRRYLPYSVEKEKIAVLIEAALRAPSSRGFNPWEFIFVTQRDLLKTLSLTKEHGSSFLRHATLGIVVCADAAKSDVWVEDASIASIFIQLAAESIGLGSCWIQIRERMHDQEKTAQEYISEILNIPAELKVESIIAVGHPEKRKAPHAKEDLQYDKIYLNSYGKLYRGS
- a CDS encoding YkgJ family cysteine cluster protein — protein: MTDLKPIDSKQNVHITECIRCGTCCKKGGPSFHLEDKTLIDKGIILSKYLFTIRKGEPAYDNVRQELLPLSSELIKIKGKNDSSTCIFYNESENKCNIYQNRPVECKAMKCWDTREIEAIYAKDRLTRKDLLSDIEGLWELVKDHQSRCSYEKIKRMLQKQGNNKDAMQKEILEMIRYDTQIRHLVVKKGGMDCEILDFLFGRPLTVTIKSFGLS
- a CDS encoding 4'-phosphopantetheinyl transferase superfamily protein, whose amino-acid sequence is MEDKKSKTEHRVIYPVILSVPASYKELTRRERVKYLSRHARRALKISAEKSGIQLGELLKENNGSPMPSEGNYWSVTHKPDYVGGVIDSQRIGIDIEKIRPCSPALFKKIADDREWALSHADPLPLFFRYWTAKEAVLKAGGKGLTDLSHCRIVQIIDDHHLAIKYKSKKWFVEQFFFSGHMASVIQTAPCIKWIIL